In a genomic window of Scheffersomyces stipitis CBS 6054 chromosome 4, complete sequence:
- a CDS encoding purine-cytosine permease (go_component membrane~go_function nucleobase transporter activity~go_process nucleobase, nucleoside, nucleotide and nucleic acid transport), whose product MSYDPEKGPADFKKSTDSFEKSIEGGSGTAEVSNENLGFINRLAAKLNAETKGIELVTDEEKTDTSVANVFTMWLSANLVIATFSLGTIGVTVFGLSFWTCVLVIIFFSLLGAFPVAFFSTFGPKLGLRQMILSKFLVGDWATRIFSVINVVACVGWGAVNIMSSAQLLNIVNNGACPPWAGCLILVICTILVTFFGYNVIHMYEKWSWVPNVVVFIAIIVRMAKAGTFTAGHFEGGSTTAGGVLSYGGAIYGFATGWTTYASDYTVYQPRNANPWKIFFYIYVGLMLPLLFTLILGAACATGTLTNTRWNELYSEKSIGGLVYAILVEDSLHGFGQFLCVLLALSTVANNIPNMYSLALSAQAAWSQFSKIPRVFWTVAANFVTLAICIPAYYHFESVMENFMNLIAYYLAIYQAIAFSEHFIHNRGKFSAYDYVHFNDKTVYPVGYAGTFGFCCGVAGVVLGMDQVWYAGVIGRRIGDFGGDIGFEMGLGFAFVGYNLARPFEKKYIGR is encoded by the coding sequence ATGAGTTACGATCCAGAAAAGGGCCCTGccgacttcaagaagtccaCAGACTCGTTCGAAAAGTCCATCGAAGGTGGCTCCGGCACTGCTGAAGTCAGCAACGAAAACTTGGGCTTCATCAACAGATTAGCTGCTAAGTTAAATGCCGAAACCAAGGGTATTGAATTGGTCAccgatgaagaaaagactGATACCTCTGTCGCTAATGTCTTTACCATGTGGTTGTCCGCTAACTTGGTCATCGCTACCTTCTCCTTGGGTACCATTGGTGTCACTGTCTTTGGACTTTCGTTCTGGACATGTGTGTTggtcatcatcttcttttctctcttAGGTGCCTTCCCTgttgctttcttctccaccTTTGGTCCCAAGTTGGGATTGAGACAGATGATTTTGTCGAAATTTTTGGTTGGTGACTGGGCCACTAGAATTTTCTCTGTCATCAACGTTGTTGCTTGTGTCGGTTGGGGTGCTGTGAACATTATGTCATCTGCccaattgttgaacattgTTAACAACGGTGCCTGTCCTCCATGGGCCGGTTGTTTGATCTTGGTTATCTGTACTATTCTCGTTACCTTCTTTGGTTACAACGTTATTCACATGTACGAGAAATGGTCGTGGGTTCCTAACGTCGTTGTCTTCATTGCAATTATCGTTAGAATGGCCAAAGCTGGTACTTTCACCGCCGGTCACTTTGAAGGTGGTTCAACCACTGCAGGTGGTGTCTTATCTTATGGTGGTGCCATCTATGGTTTCGCAACGGGTTGGACTACTTACGCTTCAGACTACACTGTCTACCAACCAAGAAACGCTAACCCAtggaagatcttcttctacatctacGTGGGTTTGATGCTTCCTCTCTTATTCACTTTGATCTTGGGTGCAGCCTGTGCCACCGGTACTTTGACCAACACTAGATGGAATGAGTTGTACTCGGAAAAATCCATTGGTGGTTTGGTCTACGCTATCTTGGTGGAAGATTCGTTGCACGGCTTTGGTCAATTCTTATGTGTTTTGTTGGCTCTTTCCACTGTCGCCAACAACATTCCAAACATGTATTCGCTTGCTCTTTCTGCTCAAGCTGCCTGGTCTCAATTTTCTAAGATTCCTCGTGTCTTCTGGACCGTTGCAGCCAACTTCGTCACCTTGGCTATTTGTATTCCAGCTTATTACCACTTTGAAAGTGTCATGGAAAActtcatgaacttgattGCCTATTACTTGGCTATCTACCAAGCCATCGCTTTCTCTGAACATTTTATCCACAACAGAGGCAAGTTCTCTGCTTACGACTACGTGCACTTTAACGACAAAACTGTGTACCCAGTTGGCTACGCAGGTACCTTTGGTTTCTGCTGTGGTGTCGCTGGTGTCGTTCTCGGTATGGACCAAGTTTGGTACGCTGGTGTCATTGGTAGAAGAATCGGAGACTTTGGTGGTGATATTGGTTTTGAAATGGGTTTGGGTTTCGCTTTTGTCGGCTACAACCTCGCCAGACCTTTCGAAAAGAAATATATTGGACGTTAA
- a CDS encoding predicted protein — protein VQKRSAEKSKEMTENYSLAHKFSDHRKKIVHIFKDDDNINALFNGYGKSISSYEQLKKKLGVAYLSYYNAQMKNSLLLLVHSFVNSVLIEINIKHMLLPNTDSTQLESLRSSDNFNSIESYRAFFQYYKSSQHLNYDHSDLIKSVLATNYLQFNNPRVNDTEFLKGLKRNFESFNKNDELRHIDLILGITRTLLTSKSNIPSYGIFKLLLDKLGDLQLYHYQTLVYQTLPRFSHKSTVLNGCKLSALHFQHLIEQTPSILDSLLRYQVPRSDVETLKQMLSFFRLDEVAKHEKVVNRSYLADLMSKSRFFRSQSRQLGIAPVVFASDSPIYVSKETVYSGMRACIELGQFQYLDSLFNKLVVHSVDDAENEALKVSLMIEDREVVESRIFDNDLFKILIRASRKSDDLGRMMWLMPHLDKYLTSNGEHIDSSLKREIFLALTKFGLEGKVLAYEKMLNFGDM, from the exons GTACAGAAGCGAAGcgctgaaaaatcgaagGAGATGACGGAAAACTACTCATTAGCACATAAATTCTCAGATCACAGGAAGAAAATTGTTCATATCTTTAAAGACGACGATAACATCAATGCCTTGTTCAATGGATATGGAA AGAGCATAAGTTCGTATGAACAGCTTAAAAAGAAACTTGGAGTTGCTTATTTGAGCTACTACAATGcgcagatgaagaattcgcttcttctcttggttCATTCATTTGTCAACTCAGTTTTGATTGAAATTAACATCAAACACATGCTCTTGCCAAATACTGATAGTACACAGC TTGAGAGTTTGCGTAGTTCagacaatttcaattccatTGAATCATATAGGGCATTTTTCCAGTACTACAAATCTTCCCAGCATCTCAACTACGACCATTCTGATTTGATCAAATCTGTTTTGGCAACGAACTACTTGCAATTCAACAATCCTCGAGTCAATGATACAGAGTTTCTCAAAGGATTGAAGAGGAATTTTGAgtctttcaacaagaatgacGAGTTGAGACATATCGACTTGATTTTGGGCATTACCCGAACTTTGTTAACAAGCAAGAGTAACATCCCCAGCTACGgtattttcaaattgttgcTAGACAAGTTAGGCGACCTACAGTTATACCACTACCAAACCCTTGTATATCAGACATTACCCAGATTCTCACACAAATCGACGGTGTTGAACGGCTGCAAACTTTCTGCTTTGCATTTCCAGCATTTGATTGAGCAAACACCTTCGATACTTGATAGTCTACTAAGGTACCAGGTCCCGCGGTCTGATGTAGAAACATTAAAACAGATGCTATCATTCTTTAGGTTAGACGAAGTTGCAAAACACGAGAAGGTCGTAAACCGAAGCTACTTGGCTGATCTCATGTCGAAGTCTCGTTTCTTCCGTCTGCAACTGCGGCAGTTGGGGATCGCCCCTGTGGTGTTTGCTTCTGACTCGCCCATATATGTATCCAAGGAAACGGTGTATCTGGGTATGAGGGCTTGTATCGAGTTGGGCCAGTTTCAGTACCTTGACTCactcttcaacaaactcGTAGTTCACTCTGTAGACGATGCTGAAAACGAAGCCTTGAAGGTG TCGCTCATGATAGAAGACAGAGAAGTGGTTGAGTCTCGCATTTTCGACAACGACCTCTTCAAGATACTCATACGAGCGTCACGTAAGTCCGACGACTTGGGCCGGATGATGTGGTTGATGCCACATTTGGATAAGTACCTTACGTCCAATGGAGAACATATTGACTCGTCGCTTAAACGAGAAATCTTCCTTGCATTGACGAAGTTTGGTCTCGAAGGCAAAGTGTTAGCCTATGagaagatgttgaactTCGGTGACATGTAA
- a CDS encoding predicted protein, whose protein sequence is MKFSAILSAVFASIAAVSAIEPAEGRQHEIAFIVDYKIKQQPELTQADVAEWTNGETITLQYHAQNNEAEEVTIIGVSGTFIEPSTGNVKVNMTAATIGPIVVAPGESHVFEQNIPLNVLPDHYLLVPQVYVAHEEKVKHVAIRGQLATVVEPNVSIFNPQLLFLELVLLATFAGFGYFVYEFWGKQYFKGTAPVAAKVKRAASPSSATASGKAYDESWIPEAHLKQKKTKKAA, encoded by the coding sequence ATGAAGTTTTCTGCTATCTTGTCTGCTGTTTTTGCCTCCattgctgctgtttctgcCATTGAACCTGCCGAAGGAAGGCAACATGAAATCGCATTTATCGTTGACTACAAGATCAAGCAACAGCCAGAGTTGACTCAGGCTGATGTTGCTGAGTGGACAAACGGCGAAACCATCACTTTGCAATACCACGCACAAAACAATGAGGCCGAAGAGGTCACTATCATTGGAGTTTCCGGTACTTTCATTGAACCTTCCACTGGAAATGTCAAGGTCAACATGACTGCTGCTACTATTGGTCCTATTGTTGTGGCACCTGGCGAATCTCACGTGTTTGAACAGAACATTCCTTTGAACGTCCTTCCAGATCACTACTTGCTTGTTCCACAAGTGTATGTTGCCCATGAAGAAAAGGTGAAGCATGTTGCTATCAGGGGCCAATTGGCTACTGTTGTCGAACCTAATGTTTCTATCTTCAACCCACAattgttgttcttggaattggttTTGCTTGCTACCTTTGCTGGCTTTGGCTACTTTGTCTACGAATTCTGGGGTAAGCAATACTTCAAGGGCACTGCTCCTGTTGCCGCTAAGGTCAAGAGGGCTGCCTCTCCCTCTTCAGCTACTGCTTCTGGTAAGGCTTACGATGAATCGTGGATTCCTGAAGCTCacttgaagcagaagaagaccaagaagGCTGCTTAA
- the INP51 gene encoding Inositol-1,4,5-triphosphate 5-phosphatase (phosphatidylinositol phosphate 5-phosphatase) has product MKLYLNERPRTFLVISNSYALIIRHPRPKYRSSGLASHLHIHNGANKKDPSGANFSNKVLVEFVRKDDLDLSQFKDITPSKTKSRKQILAFIGLLNMKSNIYLGFITSEETIASPTIGEKVSQIKTVDFYCLNNDEYDHLLNRQFDEEPDQSQERDKLRSESPASSVRKLLSSGSFYYSRNFDICSNIQERGIPDTANPKFSLMADSPYFKRFMWNSFMNAELIEFRNRLSLFEQQQFDSSGFLITMIRGYAKTVNATVNNEDALLTLISKQSCIKNGPLFGDWGCDDDGAVSNFVETEVVIYTAKYCLAYVIVRGNVPIYWELDNYFSKKNILPNKNNRKIVYSRSFEASQHAFTRHFDRLANQYGEVHVLSALSTDKTTYKGDLNQAFEEHIESFNSTAPDLDNGAYNALSYNLEYTRVPLTVSMMKKLGYGAQNPHDIVALLVESIVDYGALFFDLSKKTYTGKQLGVFRVNSFDSLRKANYISKIISQEVIELAFRDIGSTIDLDLYIKHAKLWSENEDILSKLTLNFVSTSSKLQSSSATSTKSTVKSHLTKKYLSGVVDTKPNEMAILKLLGRLQDQVSITLHNPIHDYVARELTKRTKEYSSYKNISVFSSTFNVNGTFNDGDINKWLFPSDADVDKAYDLVFIGMQEIVELNASQMVNINVGNKFMWERKIKQVLDTSNAKGLKYVSLWSGQIGGIALFLFIREDEIKSISNVEGSFKKTGLGGMTANKGGVAVSFNYSNTDLCFVCSHFAAGMSNIEERHHNYKTLIKGMLFSKNRKIRNHDGVIWLGDFNFRIGLPNDQVKPLIEQRQFTKLFEYDQLNRQMANGESFPFFDEMEIKFAPTYKFDNGTTTYDTSEKQRIPAWTDRILNMSREKIIKQLYYNSCEDVIFSDHRPVSAVFKIKVHIVNQTIKKNLANELYDSYRKNIGDINDILSNNSNVMKFFEEDKVLPPPSSEIQKWWLEGKPAKINISELNNEQVEDGDVNVINPKLPSNPFEESTEPEFIHKSELLKLLSKA; this is encoded by the exons ATGAAGCTATATCTCAACGAGCGGCCGCGAACGTTCCTTGTGATCAGCAATAGCTACGCACTCATCATCCGACATCCGAGACCGAAGTATCGTTCTTCAGGACTTGCTTCGCATCTTCATATTCACAATGGAGCAAACAAAAAAGATCCATCTGGGGCCAACTTCTCGAACAAAGTACTTGTAGAATTCGTACGAAAGGACGACTTGGACCTCAGCCAATTCAAAGACATCACTCCGAGCAAGACAAAGCTGCGGAAACAGATATTGGCATTCATAGGTTTGCTCAATATGAAAAGTAACATCTACTTGGGATTCATCACCAGTGAAGAAACAATAGCACTGCCGACCATAGGCGAAAAGGTGTCTCAGATTAAAACAGTTGACTTTTACTGTCTCAATAATGATGAATACGACCATCTTTTGAACAGACAATTTGACGAAGAGCCGGAT CAATCTCAGGAACGAGACAAACTACGATCTGAGTCCCCTGCCAGTTCTGTTCGCAAGTTACTATCCAGTGGCTCTTTCTACTACTCCCGTAATTTCGATATATGCTCCAACATCCAGGAAAGAGGAATACCCGATACAGCGAATCCGAAGTTCCTGTTGATGGCAGATTCTCCATATTTCAAGCGATTCATGTGGAACTCGTTCATGAACGCCGAGCTCATAGAATTCCGTAACCGTCTATCACTCTTTGAACAGCAGCAGTTCGATTCCTCTGGTTTTCTCATCACGATGATAAGAGGCTATGCAAAAACTGTAAATGCCACTGTAAACAACGAAGACGCTTTGTTGACACTTATCTCTAAACAATCGTGCATAAAGAATGGGCCCTTGTTTGGTGACTGGGGATGTGATGATGACGGGGCTGTTTCCAACTTTGTGGAGACGGAAGTGGTGATATACACCGCTAAGTACTGTCTAGCATACGTGATAGTACGAGGCAATGTGCCCATCTATTGGGAACTAGATAATTATTTCTCAAAAAAGAACATTCTCCCCAACAAAAACAACCGGAAGATCGTATATCTGCGATCTTTTGAAGCTTCTCAACATGCTTTCACGAGGCATTTCGACAGATTGGCCAATCAGTATGGTGAAGTGCACGTACTAAGTGCTCTTTCTACGGATAAAACTACATATAAAGGAGATTTAAATCAGGcatttgaagaacataTAGAATCGTTCAACAGCACTGCTCCAGATCTAGACAATGGAGCCTACAATGCCCTCAGTTACAATCTAGAGTACACACGAGTACCACTAACTGTAtcaatgatgaagaaattgggATATGGAGCCCAGAATCCTCATGACATAGTAGCCTTGTTGGTGGAATCGATCGTAGACTATGGAGCCTTGTTTTTTGATCTTTCAAAGAAGACGTATACGGGAAAACAGTTAGGAGTGTTTCGAGTGAACTCTTTCGACAGTTTACGAAAAGCCAACTATATCTCGAAGATTATCAGTCAAGAAGTTATTGAGTTAGCATTTCGAGATATCGGCTCAACTATAGATCTTGACTTATACATCAAACATGCAAAGCTTTGgtcagaaaatgaagacatTCTTTCCAAACTCACGCTTAATTTCGTATCTACCAGTTCGAAATTACAATCGTCGAGTGCAACTTCTACAAAGAGTACCGTCAAGTCACATCTCACAAAGAAGTATCTCAGTGGGGTGGTTGATACAAAACCCAATGAAATGGCTATCTTAAAGCTACTTGGACGactacaagatcaagtgAGCATTACCTTACATAACCCTATTCATGACTACGTAGCCAGAGAGTTGACAAAGAGAACTAAAGAGTACAGCTCGTATAAGAATATCTCGGTGTTCTCTTCTACGTTCAATGTTAACGGCACGTTTAATGATGGAGATATTAACAAATGGCTATTTCCATCTGATGCAGATGTGGACAAAGCCTACGACTTGGTATTCATAGGGATgcaagaaattgtagagCTCAATGCCTCCCAGATGGTGAATATCAATGTAGGCAACAAGTTTATGTGGGAACGTAAGATCAAGCAGGTTTTGGATACCAGCAATGCTAAAGGTCTCAAGTACGTTTCTTTGTGGAGTGGTCAGATTGGTGGTATAGCTCTCTTCCTCTTTATCAGAGAAGATGAGATCAAAAGCATTTCCAACGTAGAAGGctcgttcaagaagactGGTTTGGGTGGAATGACAGCTAATAAAGGGGGCGTTGCTGTAAGCTTCAACTATTCGAATACAGACTTATGTTTCGTGTGTTCTCATTTCGCGGCTGGAATGAGcaacattgaagaaagacatCATAACTATAAGACACTTATCAAGGGCATGTTGTTTTCtaagaatagaaaaatCAGAAATCACGATGGTGTTATCTGGTTAGGGGACTTTAATTTCCGGATTGGTTTACCCAACGACCAGGTGAAGCCACTTATAGAACAGAGACAGTTCACGAAATTGTTTGAGTATGATCAGTTGAACAGGCAAATGGCTAACGGTGAGAGTTTCCCCTTTTTCGATGAAATGGAAATCAAGTTTGCACCAACGTATAAATTCGATAATGGAACTACAACCTATGATACTAGTGAAAAGCAAAGAATACCTGCTTGGACAGATCGTATTTTAAACATGTCAAGAGAAAAAATCATCAAGCAATTGTACTACAATTCGTGTGAAGATGTTATCTTTTCTGATCATCGTCCAGTTTCTGCTGTTTTTAAGATTAAAGTTCACATTGTAAATCAGacaatcaagaaaaactTGGCCAACGAGTTGTACGACAGCTACAGAAAGAACATAGGTGATATTAACGACATCTTGAGCAACAACAGTAACGTCatgaagttctttgaagaagacaaggtACTTCCACCACCAAGTTCTGAAATACAGAAATGGTGGTTGGAAGGAAAACCTGCCAAAATCAACATTTCAGAACTCAACAACGAACAGGTGGAAGATGGAGATGTCAATGTGATCAACCCAAAGCTACCACTGAACCCATTTGAAGAGTCCACGGAGCCTGAATTCATTCACAAAAGcgagttgttgaaattaTTGAGCAAAGCATAG
- a CDS encoding predicted protein yields the protein MTQEKDASSIAEAYKQITEAEKQASQLEKLLDSLEAKMDSILQEAESITKVPEEEPKEEETEEESKAEE from the coding sequence ATGACACAAGAAAAGGATGCTCTGAGTATCGCCGAAGCATATAAGCAGATAACTGAGGCCGAAAAACAGGCTTCTcagttggagaaattgtTGGATAGTCTTGAAGCCAAAATGGATCTGATTCTACAAGAAGCTGAAAGCATAACCAAGGTTCCAGAAGAGGaaccaaaagaagaagaaacagaagaagaatcaaaagcagaagaa
- the LEU6 gene encoding Alpha-isopropylmalate synthase/homocitrate synthase (LEU4) (Alpha-isopropylmalate synthase/homocitrate synthase 2-isopropylmalate synthase (Alpha-isopropylmalate synthase) (Alpha-IPM synthetase)~go_function catalytic activity), whose translation MPMLADPSQKYKPFPPVHLPNRQWPSRTLEKPPRWLSTDLRDGNQSLPDPMSIAEKKEYFKKLVDIGFKEIEVAFPSASQIDFDFTRFAVETAPADVAVQVLSPCREDLIKRTVESLTGAKKAIVHIYLATSDCFRNVVFGLTKEESKALAVKCAKLVRSLTKDDPKQQATEWDFEFSPETFSDTDMDYAVEVCEAVKEAWGPTEDRPIIFNLPATVEMATPNIYADQIEYFATHISEREKIAISLHPHNDRGCSVAAAELGQLAGADRVEGCLFGNGERTGNVDLVTLALNLYTQGVSPKLDFSDINSVIDVVEKCNKIPVHARAPYGGALVVCAFSGSHQDAIKKGFNVHEKKVEAAAGKHVHWQLPYLPLDPQDIGRTYEAIIRVNSQSGKGGSAWVILRNLELDLPRGLQVAFSKVVQQRAEVKGQELTNEELCDLFKQEYYIDYEGDNFNDQTYKLIDYSISTPAKGQKEIEAEIQIDDKIVKIKGQGNGQLSAFNAALSKHLNIDLNVKHYHEHSLGVDSNSRAATYIEVSLKNDNVTRWGVGIHEDVSQASFLSLISILNGLHRNKDI comes from the coding sequence ATGCCTATGTTAGCTGATCCATCCCAAAAGTACAAGCCTTTCCCTCCTGTACATTTACCCAATCGTCAATGGCCATCTCGTACGCTTGAAAAACCACCTAGATGGCTTTCCACCGACTTGAGAGATGGAAACCAGTCCTTACCAGATCCCATGtcaattgctgaaaagaaggagtacttcaagaagttggtagATATTGGTTTCAAGGAAATCGAAGTGGCCTTTCCTTCGGCATCGCAGATCGACTTTGACTTCACCAGATTCGCTGTGGAAACAGCTCCAGCAGACGTTGCTGTCCAGGTCTTGTCTCCCTGTAGAGAGGACTTGATCAAGCGTACTGTAGAGTCGTTGACCGGAGCCAAAAAGGCTATTGTGCACATATACTTGGCTACGTCGGACTGCTTCCGTAACGTAGTCTTTGGATTAACCAAGGAAGAGTCGAAGGCTCTTGCCGTAAAATGCGCCAAGTTGGTCAGATCTTTGACTAAAGATGACCCCAAGCAACAAGCAACTGAGTGGGACTTTGAGTTCTCGCCAGAAACCTTTTCAGACACCGATATGGACTACGCTGTAGAGGTCTGCGAAGCCGTCAAGGAGGCCTGGGGCCCTACTGAAGACAGACctatcatcttcaacttgccAGCTACCGTGGAAATGGCTACTCCAAACATATATGCCGACCAGATCGAGTACTTTGCTACTCACATCTcggaaagagaaaagatcGCAATTTCGTTACATCCCCACAACGACAGAGGATGTTCTGTTGCTGCCGCTGAGCTCGGCCAGTTAGCTGGTGCTGACAGAGTTGAGGGATGCTTATTTGGAAATGGAGAAAGAACAGGTAACGTTGACTTGGTCACCTTGGCTCTCAACTTGTATACTCAGGGTGTTTCACCTAAGCTTGACTTCTCCGATATCAACTCTGTTATCGACGTAGTAGAAAAGTGTAACAAGATTCCTGTTCATGCAAGAGCTCCTTATGGAGGTGCCCTTGTCGTTTGTGCCTTCAGTGGATCGCACCAAGACGCCATCAAGAAAGGTTTCAATGTGCACGAGAAGAAGGTCGAAGCTGCTGCAGGAAAACATGTCCACTGGCAGTTACCCTACTTGCCATTGGACCCTCAGGATATTGGCAGAACTTACGAGGCCATCATCAGAGTCAACTCGCAGTCTGGTAAGGGTGGTTCCGCTTGGGTCATCTTGAGAAACTTGGAGCTCGACTTGCCCAGAGGATTGCAAGTGGCTTTCTCCAAGGTGGTTCAACAGCGTGCTGAAGTCAAGGGTCAGGAGTTGACCAACGAAGAATTGTGTGACTTGTTCAAGCAAGAATACTACATTGACTACGAGGgtgacaacttcaacgacCAGACCTACAAGTTGATCGACTACTCCATCCTGACTCCTGCCAAGGGCCAGAAGGAAATTGAAGCCGAAATCCAGATCGATGACAAGATCGTCAAGATCAAGGGCCAGGGTAACGGTCAGCTTTCGGCTTTCAATGCTGCCCTCTCCAAACACCTCAACATCGACTTAAACGTCAAGCACTACCACGAACACTCATTGGGTGTAGACTCGAATTCTCGTGCAGCCACCTACATCGAAGTCTCACTCAAAAACGACAACGTCACCAGATGGGGTGTGGGTATCCATGAAGATGTCTCGCAAGCTTCTTTCTTATCTCTCATCTCCATCTTGAACGGCTTGCACAGAAACAAGGATATTTAG